Proteins encoded in a region of the uncultured Paludibaculum sp. genome:
- the leuS gene encoding leucine--tRNA ligase, which produces MPEKPYNHQEIELNWTQRWAADPDLYKAVNDGSKPRYYVLEMLPYPSGRLHMGHVRNYSIGDTLARYQWMRGFDVLHPMGWDAFGLPAENAAIKNNRHPSEWTHSNIAHMKKQLLRMGFAYDWDREVSTCEPEYYRWNQWFFLRMMERGLAYRKVSLVNWCPECATVLANEQVVDGCCWRHETTPVEQRELVQWFLRITAYAEQLLDDMKQIEAGWPSQVLTMQRNWIGRSEGTEVDFGLAGTDQKIRVFTTRVDTIYGATCVILAPEHPISRQLCEGALAVQLKAMVDDQSRKDPENLVKEGFFTGHYAVNPYNGASVPIWVGNFVLWGYGTGAIMAVPGHDERDFEFCTKYGISIVPVIRPVDGPLVSIVTEPFTEYGIVENSGEWSGLPSADARKLMSARAKEQGFGEAAITYRLKDWGVSRQRYWGTPIPVIHCPDCGVVPVPDDQLPVLLPSDVELTGQGKSPLANHPSFLNTTCPKCGGAAQRETDTMDTFVDSSWYFFRYVDPKNDKLPFAPEAVKPWFPVDQYIGGVTHAILHLLYSRFWCKVMRDIGLVTVDEPFKNLFTQGMVQLNGQTMSKSKGNIVDPDEMVEKYGADTCRLFTLFAAPPEKNMDWNESSVEGQYRFLTRLFKWVTRNADATEGSGETDAQALRKLHQTIRKITSDFDNRWHFNTSIAALMELLNALQAAEPGMSPAVRQEVAAKLTLLIAPFAPYAAEELWATIGRTGPVFRQPWPVFDPELAKEEALEIPVQVNGKLRGRITAPHGSTKEEQEALALADEKVQAFIAGRPIVKVITLPGKLVNIVIKG; this is translated from the coding sequence ATGCCGGAAAAGCCGTACAACCACCAGGAAATCGAGCTAAATTGGACCCAGCGCTGGGCCGCCGATCCTGATCTCTACAAGGCCGTCAACGACGGCAGCAAGCCCCGCTACTACGTGTTGGAGATGCTGCCCTACCCCAGCGGCCGCCTCCACATGGGGCATGTGCGCAACTACTCGATTGGCGACACGCTCGCGCGCTACCAATGGATGCGCGGCTTCGACGTGCTGCACCCGATGGGCTGGGACGCTTTCGGTTTGCCCGCTGAGAATGCGGCTATCAAGAACAACCGGCACCCCAGCGAGTGGACCCACTCGAACATCGCCCACATGAAGAAGCAGCTCCTGCGCATGGGCTTCGCCTATGACTGGGATCGCGAAGTCTCCACGTGTGAGCCCGAATACTATCGCTGGAATCAGTGGTTCTTCCTGCGCATGATGGAGCGGGGCCTGGCTTACCGCAAGGTCTCCCTGGTGAACTGGTGTCCCGAGTGTGCCACCGTACTGGCTAACGAGCAGGTGGTGGATGGCTGCTGCTGGCGCCATGAAACCACGCCCGTCGAACAGCGCGAGCTCGTCCAGTGGTTCCTGCGCATTACCGCCTACGCCGAGCAGTTGCTCGACGACATGAAGCAGATCGAAGCCGGCTGGCCGTCCCAGGTGCTCACCATGCAGCGCAACTGGATCGGCCGCAGCGAAGGCACCGAGGTGGACTTCGGGCTGGCCGGCACGGACCAGAAGATCCGCGTCTTCACGACGCGGGTCGACACCATCTACGGTGCGACGTGCGTGATTCTGGCGCCGGAGCATCCCATCTCCCGGCAGCTCTGCGAGGGCGCATTGGCCGTGCAACTGAAGGCGATGGTCGACGACCAAAGCCGGAAGGATCCCGAGAACCTCGTCAAAGAGGGCTTCTTCACGGGCCACTACGCCGTGAACCCTTACAACGGTGCGTCTGTACCGATCTGGGTGGGCAACTTCGTGTTGTGGGGCTACGGCACCGGCGCGATCATGGCCGTGCCCGGGCACGACGAGCGCGACTTCGAGTTTTGCACCAAGTACGGCATCTCCATCGTGCCGGTCATCCGGCCCGTGGACGGCCCGCTCGTCAGCATTGTGACGGAGCCGTTCACCGAGTACGGCATCGTGGAGAACTCGGGCGAATGGTCGGGCCTGCCCAGCGCCGACGCCCGCAAACTAATGAGCGCGCGGGCCAAGGAACAGGGCTTTGGCGAGGCGGCGATCACTTACCGGTTGAAGGACTGGGGCGTCTCGCGCCAGCGCTACTGGGGCACACCGATCCCCGTGATCCACTGCCCGGATTGCGGTGTGGTGCCGGTGCCCGACGATCAACTGCCGGTCCTGCTGCCCTCCGACGTAGAACTGACGGGCCAGGGCAAGTCGCCGCTGGCGAATCATCCGAGCTTTCTGAACACAACGTGTCCGAAGTGCGGCGGCGCGGCCCAGCGAGAGACGGACACGATGGACACCTTTGTCGACTCGTCGTGGTACTTCTTCCGCTACGTCGATCCGAAGAACGACAAGCTACCCTTCGCGCCCGAGGCGGTGAAGCCATGGTTCCCGGTGGATCAGTACATCGGCGGCGTGACGCATGCGATTCTGCACCTGCTCTACTCGCGCTTCTGGTGCAAGGTGATGCGCGACATCGGCCTGGTGACGGTGGACGAGCCGTTCAAGAACCTGTTCACACAGGGCATGGTGCAGTTGAACGGGCAGACCATGTCGAAGTCGAAGGGCAACATCGTCGACCCCGATGAGATGGTGGAGAAGTACGGCGCCGACACGTGCCGTCTGTTCACGCTCTTCGCGGCTCCGCCCGAGAAGAACATGGACTGGAACGAGTCCAGCGTCGAGGGCCAGTACCGCTTCCTGACGCGCCTCTTCAAGTGGGTCACGCGCAATGCCGACGCCACCGAAGGCAGCGGCGAGACGGACGCGCAGGCCCTGCGCAAACTCCACCAGACCATCCGCAAGATCACATCGGATTTCGACAACCGGTGGCACTTCAACACCTCCATCGCGGCTCTGATGGAGCTGTTGAATGCATTGCAGGCCGCGGAACCGGGCATGTCTCCGGCTGTCCGGCAGGAAGTGGCAGCGAAACTCACGCTGCTGATCGCGCCGTTCGCGCCTTACGCCGCCGAGGAACTCTGGGCGACCATCGGCCGTACCGGTCCGGTCTTCCGCCAGCCCTGGCCCGTGTTCGATCCGGAATTGGCCAAGGAAGAGGCGCTGGAGATTCCGGTGCAGGTGAACGGCAAACTGCGTGGCCGCATCACGGCACCGCACGGGTCGACCAAGGAAGAGCAGGAAGCCCTAGCCCTGGCCGACGAGAAGGTGCAGGCGTTCATCGCCGGCCGGCCCATCGTGAAAGTGATCACGCTGCCCGGCAAGCTGGTGAACATCGTCATCAAGGGCTGA
- a CDS encoding deoxyribonuclease IV, translated as MRIGIHCSTSGALVNAAKKAQELGANCLQIFSASPRMWRAAMPSQEQTKEMKDFRAANDLAPLVIHDSYLINMASADEAIREKSVAGFRGELERAIAIGAEYLVIHPGSSKDHTLELGIETLARSLETASKGLKPEVLTLLLENTAGAGSTIGRTFEDLKTIRDLASSKVPYPIGYCLDTCHLYVSGFDVSTEEGLNQTVKDAERILGLENIPVIHTNDSKGAFASKLDRHANIGEGHIGLEGFRRILNHPKLRDKAFVLETPIDQPGDDQRNVDALKSLCRKSRTTTRKSS; from the coding sequence ATGCGAATCGGGATTCACTGCTCCACGTCGGGCGCGCTGGTCAACGCGGCCAAGAAAGCCCAGGAATTGGGCGCCAACTGCCTGCAGATCTTCTCGGCCAGCCCGCGGATGTGGCGCGCGGCGATGCCATCGCAGGAACAGACCAAGGAGATGAAGGACTTCCGGGCAGCCAACGACCTGGCTCCGCTGGTGATCCACGATAGCTACCTCATCAACATGGCCTCCGCCGACGAGGCCATCCGCGAGAAATCCGTTGCCGGATTCCGCGGCGAGTTGGAGCGCGCCATCGCCATCGGCGCCGAGTACCTCGTCATCCATCCCGGCAGTTCCAAGGACCACACGCTGGAGTTGGGTATCGAAACACTGGCCCGCTCGCTGGAAACAGCTTCGAAGGGGCTGAAACCGGAGGTCCTCACGCTGCTGCTGGAGAACACTGCCGGGGCGGGATCCACCATTGGCCGCACCTTTGAGGATCTCAAGACGATTCGGGATCTCGCGTCGAGCAAAGTTCCTTATCCCATTGGGTACTGCCTGGACACGTGCCACTTGTATGTCTCCGGGTTCGACGTCTCCACCGAGGAAGGGCTCAATCAGACCGTGAAGGACGCCGAGCGGATCCTCGGCCTGGAGAACATCCCGGTCATCCACACCAACGATTCCAAGGGGGCCTTTGCCTCCAAGCTGGACCGGCATGCGAACATAGGAGAAGGTCACATCGGGTTGGAAGGTTTTCGCAGGATACTCAACCATCCGAAGCTGCGAGATAAGGCGTTTGTGCTGGAGACCCCCATCGACCAGCCGGGCGACGACCAACGCAATGTGGACGCACTGAAATCACTATGCCGGAAAAGCCGTACAACCACCAGGAAATCGAGCTAA
- a CDS encoding acetylxylan esterase, whose amino-acid sequence MRRTFSVSLMGFCVISFLWGQSRWGDIRSLFRRDVGTHYSIPNYRSLDEWRIRRAHLRTQILTAAGLQPMLPKSALHARRFDSLDKGSFVVEKVLLETIPGYFLGGNLYLPKNMDGKKVPAVLVPHGHWKNGRIHDASDYSVPALCANLAAQGYAAFAYDMVGYNDTRQTSHTFGKSEQEQAWGFSSLGLQLWNSIRSLDFLQSLPMVDPSRIAVTGASGGATQSLLLAAVDDRLQASVPVCMVSATFQGDCTCEEAPGLRLGTNNMEIAALMAPKPMLLLSSKKDWTRRTPEEEYPAIQTIYRLYGQPDAVSSIQIDSGHNYNRKSREEAYRFLFNVLKPDIPYSAARENIQVKFRPQDLLVGALPANLHPLSQEEVFASWRELSRQGVKELTDPEASRLLSATVGATWPRRVDAIQAGQLILLERAGSGERVPARWSQGRTRETALLIDPSGSEAARRSRSASQFLSRGASMLTVDVYQTGIAQSPGVSCDRACLTFQRSDDANRVSDILTALSYLNSTRPSRITMSCSGKAGSWCVVAAAVTPSTVPLHVDLLDPEIAALNDQPSPLFIPGLERAGGMQQVLRLIRANHQLRIETAD is encoded by the coding sequence ATGCGGAGAACTTTCAGTGTGTCCCTCATGGGATTCTGTGTGATCAGTTTCCTCTGGGGGCAGTCGCGCTGGGGCGACATCCGGTCGTTGTTCCGCCGTGACGTGGGCACGCACTATTCCATCCCGAATTACCGCAGTCTGGACGAATGGCGTATCCGCCGGGCCCATCTGAGGACGCAGATCCTCACGGCGGCGGGCCTCCAGCCCATGCTGCCCAAATCCGCCCTCCACGCACGGCGATTCGACTCCCTGGATAAAGGAAGCTTTGTTGTCGAGAAGGTCTTGCTGGAGACAATTCCAGGATATTTTCTCGGCGGAAACCTATACCTTCCAAAGAATATGGACGGCAAGAAGGTCCCCGCCGTACTCGTGCCGCACGGCCACTGGAAGAATGGGCGGATTCACGACGCGTCCGACTACTCCGTGCCCGCGCTGTGCGCCAACTTGGCGGCCCAGGGCTATGCTGCTTTCGCCTATGACATGGTGGGCTACAACGACACCCGCCAGACTTCGCATACCTTTGGGAAGTCCGAGCAGGAGCAGGCGTGGGGCTTCAGTTCGCTGGGCCTCCAGCTTTGGAACTCCATACGATCCCTGGATTTCCTGCAATCCCTGCCGATGGTGGACCCAAGCCGCATAGCTGTAACCGGTGCCTCAGGCGGCGCCACGCAGTCGCTGCTGCTGGCTGCGGTGGATGACCGGCTGCAGGCGTCCGTACCGGTTTGCATGGTCTCGGCAACCTTCCAGGGTGATTGTACGTGCGAAGAGGCGCCGGGGCTGCGTTTGGGCACCAACAACATGGAGATCGCCGCGCTGATGGCGCCCAAGCCCATGTTGCTGCTGTCGTCCAAGAAAGACTGGACTCGACGCACGCCCGAGGAAGAATACCCCGCCATCCAGACCATCTACCGGTTGTATGGGCAGCCGGATGCCGTCTCCTCCATCCAGATCGACTCTGGTCACAACTACAACCGCAAGAGCAGGGAAGAGGCCTATCGGTTCCTCTTCAACGTCCTAAAGCCCGACATCCCTTACTCGGCCGCGCGCGAGAACATCCAGGTGAAGTTCCGGCCGCAGGATCTTCTCGTCGGCGCCTTGCCGGCCAATCTGCATCCACTCTCGCAGGAGGAGGTCTTTGCCAGTTGGCGGGAACTCTCCCGGCAGGGAGTGAAAGAGCTCACCGATCCAGAGGCCAGCAGGCTGTTGTCCGCCACTGTGGGGGCCACCTGGCCGCGCCGTGTGGACGCCATTCAGGCCGGCCAATTAATCTTGTTGGAAAGAGCCGGCTCGGGCGAGCGCGTGCCCGCCCGCTGGTCTCAGGGCCGCACCCGCGAGACGGCGCTGCTCATCGATCCTTCGGGCTCCGAAGCGGCCCGCCGCAGCCGTTCTGCTTCCCAATTCCTGTCTCGTGGCGCTTCGATGCTCACCGTGGACGTCTATCAGACTGGTATTGCCCAGAGCCCGGGAGTCAGTTGCGATCGTGCCTGCCTCACCTTTCAGCGCAGTGACGATGCCAATCGTGTCTCCGATATCCTCACGGCGCTCTCCTATCTGAACTCCACCCGCCCGTCGCGCATCACCATGTCGTGTTCCGGCAAGGCGGGTTCGTGGTGTGTCGTGGCCGCGGCGGTCACGCCCTCGACCGTGCCTCTGCATGTGGATTTGCTGGACCCTGAGATTGCGGCGCTGAACGACCAGCCCAGCCCATTGTTCATCCCAGGGTTGGAACGCGCCGGGGGCATGCAACAGGTACTGCGCCTGATCCGGGCGAACCACCAGTTGCGGATCGAGACGGCGGACTGA
- a CDS encoding BsuPI-related putative proteinase inhibitor — MLLGSGAAWAQTDYLPLQAGNQWVYRSSAGAFTVQVGESQVLGELEHFPVRGFPSQPEVLLRKDDTGRILFWDANAQRDRTWLDTTATEGVESETGVDSCNKSSIITSNHAAYKGPVGEFETALAVRYTVEGCADAGIDSDVWLPNVGLLRRTWNTFAGPRAYDLVYARLGGRTVISEPELSFGISLDRSIYVADLMPPVDANRAVPLMLVRMTLRNTTKDNLTLNFPSGQVYDLVIRDAGGKQVYQWSADKSFAAVLHSHTVKGESNWAVSLPLGVESKAVSAPWPDGKYTVEAWLTVDSGKLYGGTVAFEIMAVH, encoded by the coding sequence ATGCTGCTGGGGAGCGGCGCCGCTTGGGCGCAGACAGACTACTTGCCTTTGCAGGCCGGGAATCAATGGGTTTACCGTTCTTCCGCGGGTGCATTTACAGTCCAGGTAGGGGAATCGCAGGTATTGGGCGAGTTGGAGCATTTCCCAGTTCGTGGTTTCCCGTCGCAGCCGGAAGTCCTTCTCCGCAAGGATGATACGGGCCGGATCCTGTTCTGGGACGCCAATGCGCAGCGCGATCGGACCTGGCTGGACACCACGGCTACGGAAGGTGTCGAATCTGAAACGGGCGTCGACTCCTGCAACAAGTCGAGCATCATCACCTCGAACCACGCGGCTTACAAGGGACCGGTGGGCGAGTTCGAGACCGCTCTGGCGGTCCGCTATACGGTGGAAGGCTGCGCGGATGCCGGCATCGACTCCGATGTCTGGCTGCCGAACGTGGGTCTGTTGCGCCGCACCTGGAACACGTTTGCCGGACCCCGTGCCTATGATCTGGTTTACGCGCGATTGGGTGGCCGGACCGTCATTTCCGAGCCGGAATTGTCGTTTGGAATTTCGCTGGACCGCTCCATCTACGTGGCGGATCTGATGCCGCCGGTGGATGCAAATCGCGCCGTGCCGCTCATGTTGGTGCGAATGACCCTGCGCAATACGACGAAAGACAATTTGACCTTGAATTTCCCGTCCGGGCAGGTCTACGATTTAGTCATTCGCGACGCCGGCGGCAAGCAGGTGTACCAGTGGTCGGCCGACAAGTCGTTTGCCGCCGTGCTGCACAGCCATACGGTGAAAGGCGAGTCCAATTGGGCGGTCAGCCTGCCTTTGGGCGTAGAGTCGAAGGCCGTGTCAGCGCCCTGGCCGGATGGCAAGTATACGGTGGAAGCATGGTTGACTGTCGATAGCGGCAAGCTGTATGGGGGGACCGTTGCTTTTGAAATCATGGCGGTGCACTAA
- a CDS encoding aldo/keto reductase, with protein MIHRRTLGRTSWQISEIGYGAWGLGGNQWRGHVEGDALAALKRALELGLNFVDTALAYNEGHSEQLIAKTLKETGAKPYVATKVPPKNRIWPAQPGIGLDDVFPYDYVVESTETSLKNLGVETLDLQQFHVWNPEWIGRDEWKKAIEDLKKAGKVRFWGISINDHQPDSALEACRTGLIDTVQVIYNVFDQSPEKNLFPLCQELNIGVLARVPLDEGALTGAITPESEFDPAEFRAWYFRGNHKQLVYDKVNLLVADLKSAGVDETLAETALRFCISHPAVTTVIPGMRKIRNVEQNMAVSEKGVLPAPVLEILRRHAWEKNFYS; from the coding sequence GTGATTCATAGACGCACGCTCGGACGCACAAGTTGGCAGATTTCTGAGATCGGTTATGGAGCCTGGGGGCTAGGCGGCAACCAGTGGCGCGGCCATGTGGAAGGCGACGCACTGGCGGCGCTGAAGCGGGCCCTGGAACTGGGGCTGAACTTCGTCGATACGGCCCTGGCCTACAACGAAGGCCACAGCGAACAGCTCATCGCCAAGACGCTGAAGGAGACGGGTGCGAAGCCCTACGTGGCGACGAAGGTTCCGCCGAAGAATCGCATCTGGCCGGCGCAGCCCGGCATCGGGTTGGACGACGTATTCCCGTACGACTACGTCGTGGAGTCAACCGAGACGTCTTTGAAGAACCTGGGTGTTGAGACGCTGGACCTGCAGCAGTTCCACGTCTGGAATCCGGAGTGGATTGGCCGGGATGAGTGGAAGAAGGCGATTGAAGACCTCAAGAAGGCCGGCAAGGTGCGGTTCTGGGGGATCTCGATCAATGACCACCAGCCGGATTCGGCTCTGGAGGCGTGCCGCACGGGCCTGATCGACACGGTTCAGGTGATTTACAACGTGTTCGACCAGTCGCCGGAGAAGAACCTCTTCCCGCTGTGCCAGGAGTTGAACATCGGCGTGCTGGCCCGCGTCCCCCTGGATGAAGGAGCTTTAACCGGCGCAATTACGCCGGAATCCGAATTCGACCCGGCTGAGTTTCGCGCCTGGTATTTCCGGGGTAATCACAAGCAGTTAGTCTACGACAAGGTAAACTTATTGGTCGCCGATTTGAAATCAGCGGGTGTCGATGAGACTCTGGCAGAGACGGCTCTTCGTTTCTGCATTTCGCACCCGGCGGTTACGACCGTAATCCCCGGAATGAGGAAGATTCGAAACGTAGAACAGAATATGGCCGTCTCAGAGAAGGGGGTCTTACCCGCTCCGGTTCTCGAAATCTTACGACGCCATGCCTGGGAAAAGAATTTCTACTCTTAG
- the clpB gene encoding ATP-dependent chaperone ClpB: MDLNRYTEKSQEAIRGAQTLAARLSHQQVDSEHLLLALLEQENGLAPSILLKAGVNLESAHRRLMTELDKLPKVQVSGGGQGMYLTQRLAAVIGNAEQEAKRLKDDFVSVEHILLALQAGNGVAGQVLGDRANLESAIKEIRGSQRVTSQNPETTYQALEHYGRDLTIMASQGKLDPVIGRDDEIRRVIQVLSRRTKNNPVLIGEPGVGKTAIAEGLAQRIVRGDVPEGLKSKKVVSLDMGALIAGAKFRGEFEERLKAVLKEVASSDGQIILFIDELHTVVGAGKAEGAMDAGNLLKPMLARGELHCIGATTLDEYRKYIEKDAALERRFQPVVVDQPSVEDTISILRGLKERYEVHHGVRIKDSALVAAATLSNRYITDRFLPDKAIDLVDEAAARLRTEIDSMPSELDEKMRRIMQLEIERQALKKETDAPSHERLAKLEEEIFSLKKETDELKTQWTSEKDAVSKLRSLREKIEDTKREIEIAERAYDLSKVAELKFGTLIGLERSVFEEEKLLHEQESNKRLLKEVVDEEDIAHVVARWTNIPVTKLLEGELHKLLHLASQLHTRVVGQDEAVQVVAEAVQRARAGLSDPNRPIGSFLFLGPTGVGKTELARALAETLFDDEKALIRLDMSEYQEKHTVARLIGAPPGYVGFEEGGQLTEAIRRRPYAVVLLDEIEKAHPDVFNVLLQVLDDGRLTDGQGRTVDFRNSIMIMTSNLGSDRIRNYSGETAGTGYEMMKLAVLEELRKSFRPEFLNRVDETVVFHALKSEHIRRIVDIQLGLVRKRLEARHITLELSDEAKDHLVRVGYEPDYGARPLKRAIQRELETRLARGILEGKVRDGQHLYVTAQRGELIFEEREPVAAQ, translated from the coding sequence ATGGATCTCAATCGCTACACCGAAAAATCCCAGGAAGCCATCCGCGGCGCTCAGACCCTTGCCGCCCGCCTGTCTCACCAACAGGTCGATAGCGAACATCTACTTCTGGCCCTGCTGGAGCAGGAAAACGGTTTGGCTCCTTCTATCCTGTTGAAAGCAGGGGTCAATCTGGAATCCGCCCATCGCCGCCTGATGACCGAGCTCGACAAACTGCCCAAGGTGCAGGTGTCGGGCGGCGGCCAAGGCATGTACCTTACCCAGCGCCTCGCGGCCGTCATCGGCAATGCCGAACAGGAAGCCAAGCGGCTGAAGGACGACTTCGTTTCCGTCGAGCACATCCTGCTGGCCTTGCAAGCCGGCAACGGCGTCGCCGGGCAGGTCCTGGGCGACCGTGCCAATCTCGAATCCGCCATCAAGGAGATTCGCGGCAGTCAGCGTGTCACCTCGCAGAATCCTGAGACCACTTACCAGGCTCTGGAGCACTACGGCCGAGACCTCACCATCATGGCCTCGCAGGGCAAGCTGGACCCCGTCATCGGCCGGGACGACGAAATCCGCCGCGTCATTCAGGTCCTGTCGCGCCGCACGAAGAACAATCCCGTGCTGATCGGCGAGCCCGGCGTCGGCAAGACCGCCATCGCCGAGGGCCTCGCCCAGCGCATTGTTCGCGGCGACGTGCCCGAAGGTTTGAAGTCCAAGAAGGTCGTATCCCTGGATATGGGCGCGCTCATTGCCGGCGCCAAGTTCCGCGGCGAGTTCGAAGAGCGCCTCAAGGCCGTCCTGAAGGAAGTCGCCTCCAGTGATGGCCAGATCATCCTTTTCATCGACGAGTTGCACACAGTGGTCGGGGCGGGGAAGGCCGAAGGCGCAATGGACGCCGGCAACCTGCTCAAGCCCATGCTGGCCCGCGGTGAGCTGCACTGCATCGGCGCCACTACGTTGGACGAATACCGCAAGTACATCGAGAAGGATGCCGCGCTCGAGCGCCGCTTCCAGCCCGTTGTGGTCGACCAGCCCAGTGTCGAGGACACCATCTCGATCCTGCGTGGCCTGAAAGAACGGTACGAAGTCCACCACGGCGTCCGGATCAAGGACTCCGCTCTGGTGGCCGCCGCCACGCTGTCCAATCGCTACATCACTGACCGCTTCCTGCCAGACAAAGCCATCGATCTGGTGGACGAGGCGGCCGCCCGGCTGCGCACCGAGATCGATTCGATGCCGTCGGAGCTGGACGAAAAGATGCGCCGCATCATGCAGCTCGAAATCGAGCGGCAGGCTCTAAAGAAGGAGACCGACGCCCCGTCGCACGAGCGCCTGGCCAAGCTCGAGGAAGAGATCTTCTCCCTGAAGAAGGAGACCGACGAGCTGAAGACCCAGTGGACCAGCGAGAAGGACGCCGTTTCGAAACTCCGTTCACTGCGCGAGAAGATCGAGGACACCAAACGCGAGATCGAAATCGCCGAGCGGGCCTACGATCTCAGCAAGGTGGCCGAGCTGAAGTTCGGCACGCTCATCGGGCTCGAACGTTCGGTCTTCGAGGAAGAGAAGCTGCTCCACGAGCAGGAAAGCAATAAGCGTCTGCTCAAGGAAGTGGTCGACGAAGAAGACATTGCTCACGTGGTGGCCCGATGGACAAACATTCCGGTCACCAAGCTCCTGGAGGGTGAGTTGCACAAGTTGCTTCACCTGGCCAGCCAGCTCCACACGAGAGTTGTCGGTCAGGACGAAGCCGTGCAAGTCGTGGCCGAGGCCGTGCAGCGTGCCCGGGCCGGCTTGAGCGATCCCAATCGCCCCATCGGCAGTTTCCTGTTCCTGGGGCCCACCGGTGTGGGCAAGACCGAACTGGCCCGCGCGCTGGCCGAGACGTTGTTCGACGACGAGAAGGCGCTCATCCGCCTGGACATGTCGGAGTATCAGGAGAAGCACACCGTCGCCCGGCTCATCGGCGCGCCGCCCGGGTATGTTGGCTTTGAAGAGGGCGGCCAGTTGACCGAGGCCATCCGCCGGCGACCCTATGCTGTCGTGCTGCTGGACGAAATCGAGAAGGCGCACCCGGACGTCTTCAACGTGTTGTTGCAGGTGCTGGATGACGGGCGTCTCACCGACGGCCAGGGCCGCACGGTGGACTTCCGCAACAGTATTATGATCATGACCTCAAACCTCGGCAGCGATCGCATCCGGAACTACTCGGGCGAGACCGCGGGCACGGGTTATGAAATGATGAAGCTCGCCGTGCTTGAGGAATTGCGAAAGTCGTTCCGGCCGGAGTTTCTCAATCGCGTGGACGAGACGGTAGTCTTCCACGCGTTGAAGAGTGAGCACATCCGCCGCATCGTGGACATCCAACTGGGGCTGGTCCGCAAGCGGTTGGAAGCACGCCACATCACGCTCGAACTGTCCGACGAAGCCAAGGATCATCTGGTTCGCGTCGGTTACGAACCCGACTATGGCGCCCGTCCGTTGAAGCGCGCCATCCAGAGGGAGCTGGAGACCCGGCTGGCGCGAGGAATCCTCGAGGGCAAAGTTCGCGACGGCCAGCACCTCTACGTCACCGCCCAGCGCGGAGAGTTGATCTTTGAAGAACGGGAACCGGTGGCCGCGCAGTAG